The Prochlorococcus marinus XMU1404 DNA segment GAAAAACCATTAATACAACTAACTACGAATGAAGAAAAGTTTGAAAAATTAAAGAAATTTATTTATGAAAATAATGACCTAAACTTACAAATTTTAGAAAGAGATTCAATAATTATCAGAAATATAAATCAAGTCTTCCAAACAAAAAATATAAAAGGTTTGATTTCCTTCGATGATGGAAGAATAAATGCTACATCTTTACTTAAGACAATAGATAAATATCTAAAAAATAAAAACATAAATTTTGTAAATGAAGAAATAATAAAAATCAGAAAATCAAAGAATCAATGGTTTACTACAACAAAAAACAATAGAGATATCAAATCTGACATAGTTATTTTGTGTAATTCTCTAAGAGCGGTTGATTTAATAGATCACCTCTCTCACAACATCAAATTAAAACCTGTTTTAGGTCAAGCTATAGAAGTTGTTATAAATGATGCAGAAGTTGATTTATTAACACTTCCAAAACAATTCAATATAAATGGTAAAAATATAATTCCAATATCAAAAAATAAACTTATTATTGGTTCAACGGACGAATATAGTATAAAGCCAGAAAAAAATATTTTTGAAAAAATTACAAATTTCCTAGATAAAAAACCAACTTGGCTTATCAACGGTCAAGTCACGAAAAAATGGTTTGGAGTAAGGTCTAGACCTGAAGGTGAACCCTCACCAATAATGAAGAATTTTGGAGATGGGCTAATTATATGTACAGGTTTTTATAAAAATGGAATTCTACTTGCGCCAGCTTGTTCTAAATGGGTTGCTAATGAAATTAAAAATTACTTTTGCTAATCTTTTGATTCAGTAAAGTCTGCATCAATTACATCATCTCCACCTTTATCATTTGATTCAGTCTGATCAGGACCGCTCGTTGAACCAGGGGATGGAGGCTGGTTACCTGGTTGCTGATAAACAGATGAACCGACTGCATAGAGTTC contains these protein-coding regions:
- a CDS encoding FAD-dependent oxidoreductase, translated to MNSLKENFKKAHIIIIGSGIIGKFNALELSELGFQITIIDPNQLQNSSNAALGLLMGNMYQKRRGRSWDLRKQSIELWPKWIGFLQKFNNNLNIEKPLIQLTTNEEKFEKLKKFIYENNDLNLQILERDSIIIRNINQVFQTKNIKGLISFDDGRINATSLLKTIDKYLKNKNINFVNEEIIKIRKSKNQWFTTTKNNRDIKSDIVILCNSLRAVDLIDHLSHNIKLKPVLGQAIEVVINDAEVDLLTLPKQFNINGKNIIPISKNKLIIGSTDEYSIKPEKNIFEKITNFLDKKPTWLINGQVTKKWFGVRSRPEGEPSPIMKNFGDGLIICTGFYKNGILLAPACSKWVANEIKNYFC